In Rhineura floridana isolate rRhiFlo1 chromosome 12, rRhiFlo1.hap2, whole genome shotgun sequence, a single window of DNA contains:
- the SCN2B gene encoding sodium channel subunit beta-2 produces the protein MSRVGPRPPTTPALVLLRLCLALVPSSLSMEVMAPPTVYALNGSSIRLGCTFNSCYRMEKKQFSLNWTYQECDNCTEETFLQFKLKIVPAELNRFGDRVEFTGNPTKNDVSFTLHNVQLEDEGTYHCYVMNPPDRHKGHGKISLKVLTKEPPERDSTVAVIVGATVGGFLAVVILALVVVKCVRRKKQQRLSTEDQKTEEEGKTDGEGNPEEGTK, from the exons ATGAGCCGAGTAGGCCCCCGGCCCCCGACGACGCCAGCCCTGGTGCTCCTCCGCCTCTGCCTGGCGCTGG TGCCAAGCAGCCTGAGCATGGAGGTCATGGCCCCCCCCACCGTCTACGCCCTGAACGGCTCCTCCATTCGCCTAGGCTGCACTTTCAACTCCTGCTACCGCATGGAGAAGAAACAGTTCTCCCTCAACTGGACCTACCAGGAGTGTGACAACTGCACAGAAGAGACG tTCCTACAGTTTAAACTAAAGATTGTTCCTGCGGAGCTGAATCGCTTTGGAGATCGGGTGGAATTCACGGGGAACCCTACCAAGAACGACGTCTCCTTCACCCTCCACAACGTGCAGCTGGAAGACGAGGGGACCTACCACTGCTATGTCATGAACCCCCCGGACCGGCACAAGGGCCATGGCAAGATCAGCCTGAAGGTCCTCACCAAAG AGCCCCCAGAGCGGGACTCGACCGTGGCGGTGATCGTGGGTGCCACCGTGGGAGGCTTCCTGGCCGTGGTGATCCTGGCTTTGGTGGTTGTCAAGTGCGTGCGGCGGAAGAAGCAGCAGCGGCTGAGCACCGAAGACCAGAAGACAGAGGAGGAGGGCAAGACTGACGGGGAGGGAAACCCCGAGGAAGGCACTAAGTAG